The Oncorhynchus tshawytscha isolate Ot180627B linkage group LG12, Otsh_v2.0, whole genome shotgun sequence genome includes a window with the following:
- the LOC112262976 gene encoding zinc finger and BTB domain-containing protein 34, with translation MDDGSAYIEFDVPEFSNTVLNQLNELRLQGKLCDIIVHIQGQPFRAHKAVLAASSPYFRDHSALGTMSGLSISVIKNPEVFEQLLAFCYTGRMSLQLKDVVSFLTAASFLQMQAVIDKCTQILEGIHSKISIPSSATSPDKEGSQASRNGVKDSSLFINPTQISPPYYSRHSIEARSELAAGKGHGRARYQEEGQSDRGSSDGVSEQEAAMEGETEQVELIGKDGQVTDVHVKLEKADRPSYSDSSSAGDDGYHTELVDGEQVLAVSVGSYGPVIQPAGYTYSGLSSPCFVSLSSSSPSRSMLSGFRGGRARAKRPPVTVPAEVLGHIKPGNTEDSSEAVLGQVGFENDVRERSLRSQWYPYNERLICIYCGKSFNQKGSLDRHMRLHMGITPFVCKFCGKKYTRKDQLEYHIRGHTDNKPFHCQICGKCFPFQGTLNQHLRKKHLGASEGPNHMDSPERTEGISGQKDPEDASEGMAFETQYAEEAPANDMEESSKCSPEEAEASRCDF, from the coding sequence ATGGACGACGGCAGTGCCTACATAGAGTTTGACGTGCCAGAGTTCAGCAACACCGTTCTCAACCAACTCAATGAGTTGCGACTGCAGGGGAAACTATGTGACATCATCGTTCACATCCAGGGCCAGCCTTTCCGTGCCCACAAGGCCGTGCTGGCGGCCAGCTCACCGTACTTCCGCGACCACTCGGCCCTGGGCACCATGAGCGGCCTGTCCATCTCCGTCATCAAGAACCCTGAGGTGTTTGAGCAGCTGCTGGCCTTCTGCTACACTGGCCGCATGTCCCTGCAGCTCAAGGATGTCGTCAGCTTCCTCACAGCAGCCAGCTTCCTGCAGATGCAGGCCGTCATCGACAAGTGTACCCAGATCCTGGAGGGCATCCACTCCAAGATAAGCATCCCCTCCAGCGCCACAAGCCCAGACAAGGAGGGCTCCCAGGCCAGCCGCAATGGTGTCAAAGACAGCAGCCTCTTCATCAACCCCACACAGATCTCCCCCCCATACTACTCCAGGCACAGCATAGAGGCCCGCTCTGAGCTGGCTGCAGGGAAAGGCCATGGCAGGGCGCGGTACCAGGAGGAGGGCCAGTCAGATCGTGGCAGCAGTGACGGTGTGTCAGAGCAGGAGGCAgccatggagggagagacagagcaggtGGAGCTGATTGGGAAGGACGGCCAGGTGACAGACGTGCACGTGAAGCTGGAGAAGGCAGATAGGCCCAGCTACTCGGACAGCTCCTCGGCAGGCGACGATGGCTACCACACAGAGCTGGTGGATGGAGAGCAGGTGCTGGCTGTCAGTGTTGGCTCCTATGGTCCCGTCATCCAGCCAGCTGGCTACACTTACTCAGGCCTGTCGTCCCCCTGCTTTGTGAGCCTTAGCAGCTCCAGCCCCTCCCGCTCCATGCTCAGTGGCTTCAGGGGCGGCAGAGCCAGAGCCAAGCGCCCCCCAGTGACCGTCCCAGCAGAGGTCCTGGGTCATATCAAACCGGGAAACACTGAGGACAGCAGCGAGGCGGTGTTGGGCCAAGTAGGTTTTGAGAACGATGTGCGAGAGCGGAGCCTGCGCAGCCAGTGGTACCCCTACAACGAGAGGCTCATCTGCATCTACTGCGGCAAGTCCTTCAATCAGAAGGGCAGCCTGGACCGCCACATGCGCCTGCACATGGGAATCACACCCTTCGTCTGCAAGTTCTGCGGCAAGAAGTACACTCGCAAGGACCAGCTGGAGTACCACATCCGCGGCCACACGGACAACAAGCCCTTCCACTGCCAGATTTGTGGCAAGTGCTTCCCCTTCCAGGGGACCCTCAACCAACACCTGAGAAAGAAGCACTTGGGGGCCTCAGAGGGCCCCAACCACATGGACTCTCCAGAGAGGACGGAGGGCATCTCTGGTCAGAAAGACCCAGAGGATGCCTCAGAGGGGATGGCCTTTGAGACGCAGTATGCTGAGGAGGCTCCGGCCAACGACATGGAGGAGAGCTCAAAGTGCAGCCCTGAGGAAGCCGAGGCGTCCAGATGTGATTTTTAG